A single genomic interval of uncultured Desulfobulbus sp. harbors:
- a CDS encoding response regulator, translated as MAKNVLLVDDSSTMRKIISRSLRQAGLDFGEIFEAGDGQEALAVLEKESVDIVLSDINMPNMNGIEFLREKANRPGVKDIPVFMISTETGEDIIGEAKSLGAIGALKKPFTPDKVNEVLGPLM; from the coding sequence ATGGCAAAAAATGTACTGCTTGTTGACGATTCCAGCACTATGCGAAAAATCATCAGCCGTTCACTGCGGCAAGCCGGATTGGATTTTGGTGAAATTTTTGAAGCCGGCGACGGGCAGGAAGCTCTGGCGGTTTTGGAGAAGGAATCGGTTGATATCGTCTTGAGCGACATCAATATGCCGAACATGAACGGTATTGAATTTCTTCGGGAAAAGGCCAACCGTCCCGGAGTCAAAGATATTCCCGTGTTCATGATATCAACCGAAACCGGTGAGGACATTATCGGCGAGGCAAAAAGCCTTGGTGCTATCGGCGCCCTGAAAAAACCCTTCACCCCTGACAAGGTCAATGAGGTGCTCGGTCCGCTGATGTAA
- a CDS encoding sigma-54 dependent transcriptional regulator, whose product MSTSFPEFSGIIGRSASMQRLFRLIGKLAEDDLSTVLIQGESGTGKELVAKAIHSNSPRGQHNFVPVNCAAIPDDLLESELFGYTKGAFTGATGAKIGRIEYANGGSLFLDEIGDMKPALQAKLLRVLQEREFEPVGGLKPIPVDVRIIAATHCNLEQMVAEGRFREDLYYRLNVIPVAIPPLRERAEDIPLLIEHFIARIGKNKKSALLGFDAVALAALSQFPWKGNVRELENLIHHMTILFGGSQVGFHDLPEKYRSGPLPSPPEPPPQKPEESLDVRRDEQQMLFSSTTIGSEVWQESGVDFNALVNDFETQLIVQALKSTQGNKKEAARLLNLKRTTLLEKIKKKELIDTWTDEGEDE is encoded by the coding sequence ATGAGCACCTCTTTTCCAGAATTTTCCGGCATTATCGGACGCAGTGCATCTATGCAGCGCCTGTTCAGACTGATCGGCAAGCTTGCCGAAGACGATCTGAGCACGGTGCTCATTCAGGGTGAGTCCGGTACCGGTAAAGAGCTTGTCGCCAAGGCGATTCACTCAAACAGCCCGAGGGGACAGCACAACTTTGTGCCGGTCAACTGCGCAGCCATTCCCGACGATCTGCTGGAAAGCGAGCTCTTCGGTTACACCAAGGGCGCCTTTACCGGGGCGACAGGGGCCAAAATAGGGCGCATCGAATACGCCAACGGCGGTTCCCTTTTCCTCGATGAAATCGGTGACATGAAACCTGCGCTGCAAGCAAAGCTGCTTCGAGTGCTGCAGGAACGCGAGTTTGAGCCGGTGGGAGGCTTGAAGCCCATTCCGGTGGATGTACGCATTATCGCCGCCACCCACTGCAATCTTGAACAGATGGTGGCAGAGGGGCGATTTCGCGAAGACCTGTACTACCGCTTAAACGTCATCCCGGTTGCCATTCCACCGCTTCGTGAACGGGCCGAGGATATTCCGCTGCTCATCGAACATTTCATAGCACGCATAGGCAAAAACAAAAAATCCGCCTTGCTCGGTTTTGATGCTGTCGCCCTCGCCGCCCTCAGTCAATTTCCGTGGAAAGGCAACGTGCGGGAACTGGAAAATCTGATCCACCACATGACGATTCTCTTCGGCGGCTCCCAGGTCGGCTTCCATGACCTTCCGGAGAAATACCGCAGCGGCCCCCTGCCCAGTCCTCCGGAACCGCCTCCGCAAAAGCCCGAAGAATCCCTTGACGTACGACGAGATGAACAGCAAATGCTGTTTTCCTCGACCACCATCGGCAGTGAAGTGTGGCAGGAATCCGGAGTGGACTTCAATGCCCTGGTCAATGATTTCGAGACCCAACTGATTGTCCAGGCCCTCAAGAGCACCCAGGGCAACAAAAAGGAAGCCGCGCGTCTCCTAAACCTCAAACGGACGACTTTACTGGAAAAAATCAAGAAAAAGGAACTAATCGACACCTGGACCGATGAAGGCGAGGACGAGTAA
- a CDS encoding cyclic nucleotide-binding domain-containing protein: MKKTVAFDTKLTETEEKTRDLILTLPLFDAFKFDELDVLARHMNFLEISRGEHLFVEGDKGDFMCFVVRGLLDVLKKTTIGDYRVITRLGKGNTIGEMSIIDKSPRSATVIARQPSVVIILTKKGFDILTENYPSISVILLKKIMRLLSLNMRLTTSKLADHLNQ; this comes from the coding sequence ATGAAAAAAACGGTTGCTTTTGATACGAAACTCACGGAAACGGAAGAAAAAACAAGGGACCTGATCCTCACCCTGCCCCTTTTTGACGCCTTTAAATTCGATGAACTCGACGTGCTTGCCCGTCACATGAACTTCCTGGAGATCTCGCGCGGAGAGCATCTGTTTGTTGAGGGCGATAAAGGTGATTTTATGTGTTTTGTGGTCCGAGGCCTCCTGGATGTGCTCAAAAAGACCACAATCGGAGATTACCGTGTCATAACGCGCCTTGGGAAAGGAAACACCATCGGTGAAATGTCGATCATCGACAAATCGCCCCGATCGGCAACGGTCATTGCCCGGCAGCCGTCGGTTGTCATAATATTGACCAAGAAGGGATTTGATATTTTGACCGAGAACTATCCCTCGATCAGTGTCATCCTATTGAAAAAAATCATGCGACTGCTCAGCCTTAACATGCGCCTGACAACAAGCAAGCTTGCTGACCATCTGAATCAATAA
- a CDS encoding chemotaxis protein CheX: MELEKSLVHAILEVFASMIFIEIEPQAATEESVADFQPNISSIIGLAGDLKGILAIHCPENVALEITSAMLGMEVDALDEDAKDAIGEIANMVAGGLKVALSEEEKKIEIAIPTTVIGRSIRTSGLSGADRIMIPFTSPAGRFGVELRYIMD; encoded by the coding sequence TTGGAACTGGAAAAATCTCTTGTTCATGCCATTCTGGAGGTCTTTGCCTCCATGATTTTCATTGAAATCGAACCACAGGCGGCTACAGAAGAATCGGTGGCCGATTTTCAACCCAATATTTCAAGTATTATCGGGCTTGCCGGCGATTTAAAAGGTATTCTCGCCATTCATTGTCCGGAAAACGTAGCCCTGGAAATTACCTCCGCCATGTTGGGTATGGAGGTCGACGCGTTGGACGAGGATGCCAAGGATGCCATCGGCGAGATTGCCAACATGGTGGCCGGCGGGCTGAAGGTTGCCTTGAGTGAAGAGGAGAAAAAGATCGAGATTGCCATCCCAACGACGGTTATCGGTCGATCGATCCGAACATCCGGGCTTTCCGGTGCCGACCGTATCATGATTCCTTTTACCAGCCCTGCGGGGCGGTTCGGCGTCGAGCTTCGCTACATTATGGATTGA
- a CDS encoding chemotaxis protein CheX, translated as MNSFDEISDKIIESTIEIFTGMVMMDISVAGEPLQKLGPMKQSITGMVGLAGTHKGVLAVHFPKQIALAVTGSFLGMEVEEINEDVQDAIGEIANMLGGNLKTILSDRGKDIQLSLPSTISGEEYNFSSQAEAEQIILPFQAPSGVFYVEVELENA; from the coding sequence GTGAACAGTTTTGATGAAATAAGTGACAAAATCATCGAGTCCACCATTGAAATCTTTACCGGTATGGTGATGATGGATATTTCCGTGGCAGGGGAACCCTTGCAGAAATTGGGCCCCATGAAGCAGTCGATTACCGGTATGGTTGGCCTTGCCGGAACGCACAAGGGAGTGCTTGCCGTTCATTTTCCCAAGCAGATCGCCCTTGCTGTGACCGGCAGTTTCCTGGGGATGGAAGTGGAGGAGATCAATGAAGATGTACAGGACGCCATCGGCGAGATCGCCAATATGCTTGGCGGTAACCTGAAAACCATCCTTTCCGATCGGGGAAAGGATATTCAACTCTCTTTGCCCTCGACGATTTCCGGCGAGGAATACAATTTCAGTTCCCAGGCAGAAGCCGAGCAGATCATCCTTCCGTTTCAGGCTCCATCCGGCGTTTTTTACGTGGAAGTCGAATTGGAAAATGCGTGA
- a CDS encoding ATP-binding protein: MLPKENQNTLERFILQGRTLVQEILPKLRQLLVEPEREDLLLSAIGRGYELFLVIRQNASQFHLEHLLAPSEAMAAMLERARVNQFQLSSQHISLFIEVCSFIDQGLELISKEHTDQRLAASATALQAAVEEALHASQAVNANPLPFVGVDLEIRDAFLQESEQLLATAEQEFVLWDFIAIDHERVSQLCRILHRLKQNFSIYDCHDFERLIMALESALNRYLHGEFFHTEYPERVFLRCIDAMRESLTRFSLSEILTIDNLEEHLVAVQGLIRQPLGELLIEAGLVDPRTVDDALFLQKTSPGNHPRRIGEVLVGMGEVTREQVEEVLQRQEVQRKQVEHAETQLETIGKVHSEPRSTVPLFPKEVAVDGQKLARIASIVKQMTALQLPLELEPFVLELDQLSRSFIQESTSGLSQHLQRIVHDYAVRYSKRVHFHLEGVTVIEEEFAPGKLVDLVTPLLRNSVQHGVEPVQQRQEAEKKKNGRVALSALRQGAEIWISVEDDGVGFDLKKIARLCFDHGLVNRNDLGNLTGAELLQIFLNNQNCAPQPVAGDARQCTGLAVVKKILQDFNGKMDIWSRPGKGARVTLRIPQAS; the protein is encoded by the coding sequence TTGCTACCAAAGGAAAACCAGAATACGTTAGAGCGTTTTATTCTCCAGGGCAGGACCTTGGTGCAGGAGATACTGCCCAAACTCCGTCAACTTCTGGTCGAACCGGAGCGGGAAGACTTACTGCTGTCAGCCATCGGCCGGGGCTACGAACTCTTTCTGGTCATCCGCCAAAATGCCTCTCAATTTCATCTGGAACATCTCTTGGCGCCCTCCGAGGCCATGGCGGCGATGCTGGAACGGGCGCGAGTCAATCAGTTTCAGCTTTCTTCCCAGCATATTTCACTCTTTATCGAGGTGTGCTCCTTTATCGACCAGGGGCTCGAGCTTATATCCAAAGAGCATACCGATCAGCGATTGGCCGCCTCAGCAACAGCCCTTCAGGCAGCCGTCGAAGAGGCGTTGCACGCCTCCCAGGCCGTGAACGCCAACCCCCTTCCTTTTGTCGGCGTCGATCTTGAGATACGCGACGCTTTTCTGCAGGAAAGCGAGCAGCTGCTTGCCACCGCGGAACAGGAATTCGTCCTTTGGGATTTCATAGCCATTGATCATGAGCGCGTCTCGCAGCTCTGCCGCATTCTTCACCGGCTGAAACAAAATTTTTCCATTTATGATTGTCATGATTTTGAACGGCTGATCATGGCCCTGGAGTCCGCACTGAATCGGTATCTCCATGGGGAATTCTTTCATACCGAGTATCCGGAGCGGGTGTTTCTGCGCTGCATAGATGCCATGCGCGAATCGTTGACCCGGTTTAGCCTGAGCGAAATTCTGACGATTGACAACCTGGAGGAACACCTGGTTGCGGTTCAGGGCTTGATCAGGCAGCCCCTGGGGGAGTTGCTGATCGAGGCGGGCCTGGTCGATCCTCGGACGGTGGATGATGCACTGTTTCTGCAGAAGACCTCACCGGGCAATCATCCCCGCCGCATCGGAGAGGTCCTGGTGGGCATGGGTGAGGTGACCAGGGAACAGGTGGAGGAGGTCCTGCAAAGGCAGGAAGTCCAGCGCAAACAGGTGGAACATGCTGAGACGCAGCTGGAAACAATTGGGAAGGTGCACAGTGAACCGCGTTCCACGGTGCCGCTCTTTCCGAAGGAAGTTGCCGTGGACGGACAGAAACTGGCGCGCATTGCTTCCATCGTCAAACAGATGACCGCCTTGCAGCTCCCCCTGGAACTCGAACCGTTTGTCCTGGAGCTGGACCAACTGAGCCGCTCCTTCATTCAGGAATCCACCTCGGGATTGAGTCAACATCTCCAGAGGATTGTCCACGATTATGCAGTGCGCTACAGCAAAAGGGTTCATTTTCACCTGGAAGGAGTCACGGTCATCGAGGAGGAGTTTGCCCCGGGGAAACTCGTCGATCTTGTTACGCCTCTCTTGCGCAACAGTGTGCAGCATGGCGTGGAACCGGTCCAACAACGTCAGGAAGCCGAGAAAAAGAAAAACGGACGAGTTGCCCTCTCCGCACTGCGGCAGGGGGCGGAGATTTGGATCAGTGTCGAAGATGACGGTGTGGGCTTTGATCTGAAAAAGATTGCCAGGCTCTGTTTTGACCATGGTCTTGTCAACCGCAATGATCTCGGGAACCTGACCGGTGCCGAACTGCTGCAGATTTTTCTCAACAATCAAAATTGTGCCCCGCAGCCGGTTGCCGGGGATGCGCGGCAATGTACCGGGCTGGCCGTGGTGAAAAAGATACTGCAGGATTTTAACGGCAAGATGGATATTTGGTCCCGTCCCGGAAAGGGGGCACGGGTAACATTGCGCATACCTCAGGCCTCTTGA